The following are from one region of the Coffea eugenioides isolate CCC68of chromosome 2, Ceug_1.0, whole genome shotgun sequence genome:
- the LOC113760391 gene encoding probable receptor-like protein kinase At5g24010 produces MARRVLVLLSFALCVIRLSAAFTPPDNYLIDCGSSTNTTIDNRVFIGDLSMPGSALLSEGKSISLTNPTHPSNSSPLYSTARAFTTASSYKFNINKIGTHLVRLHFSPFTSQKYDLRVSNFSVSANGVSLLSNFATGFSVLKEFILMVDKVELEISFVPTHDSNLAFVSAIEVFSAPKNFFVDGPTKFIVPNGVEEFTQNISSQVLETVHRINVGGQELTPFNDTLWRTWLPDEDFLVLKSAAKIASTTHLPNYQEGGATREIAPDNVYMTAQEMNLDNVTSIFEFNITWNFPVGREDALQFVRLHFCDFVSLSLNQLYFNVYANELIAYKDLDLSSLTFHVLASPYYLDFVVDSGRSGVIQISVGPSDLSTSLKKNAILNGVEIMSIKNFMASHTGTKTKSRWILLGSVIGGFVVLCFLVLAGLVVYRQQKREAKSKRVGSTGTDWTPLRVYGGSSLGVLSERTALASPCPNGYLGLKIPFADIQLATNNFDKTLIIGSGGFGLVYKGILGDNKKVAVKRGVPGSRQGLPEFQTEITVLSKIRHLHLVSLVGYCEEQSEMILVYEYVEKGTLKSHLYGPRFTPLSWRQRLEICIGAARGIHYLHTGSAQGIIHRDIKSTNILLDESYVAKVADFGLSRSGPCLDETHVSTGVKGSFGYLDPEYFRRQQLTDKSDVYSFGVVLFEVLCARPAVDPLLSREQVNLGEWALEWQKKGLLEQIIDPRLRGQIRPASLKKFGETAEKCLADYGVDRPTMGDVLWNLEQVLQLQENETVESLETVDVAAVEHPAPGQVPSGGTWIERDGCDGASNISTSRVFSQLMTNEGR; encoded by the coding sequence ATGGCAAGGAGAGTCCTTGTCctgctttcttttgctctctgtGTCATCCGACTTTCCGCGGCTTTTACGCCTCCAGACAACTACTTGATTGACTGTGGTTCAAGCACAAACACCACAATTGATAACAGAGTCTTCATTGGCGATTTATCGATGCCCGGATCAGCTCTACTTTCTGAAGGTAAATCCATTTCCCTGACAAATCCAACCCATCCCTCGAACTCATCTCCTCTCTACAGTACAGCTAGAGCCTTCACCACTGCTTCAAGCTATAAGTTCAACATCAACAAAATTGGGACCCACTTGGTACGTCTCCATTTCTCCCCATTCACTTCTCAGAAGTATGATCTTAGAGTCTCGAATTTCAGCGTTTCTGCTAATGGTGTTTCATTGTTGAGCAATTTTGCTACTGGGTTCTCTGTGCTTAAGGAATTCATTTTGATGGTAGATAAagttgagctggaaatttcctTTGTCCCAACCCACGACTCGAATTTAGCATTTGTTAGTGCCATTGAAGTGTTTTCTGCCCCTAAAAATTTCTTTGTTGATGGCCCGACTAAGTTTATTGTCCCTAATGGAGTTGAAGAGTTTACTCAGAATATTTCCTCACAAGTCCTAGAAACTGTCCATAGGATTAACGTTGGGGGCCAAGAGCTGACACCTTTCAATGATACACTCTGGAGAACCTGGCTCCCGGATGAGGATTTTCTCGTCTTGAAATCTGCTGCTAAAATTGCTTCTACTACTCATTTACCAAATTACCAAGAGGGGGGCGCAACCCGAGAGATTGCTCCTGACAATGTATACATGACAGCCCAGGAGATGAATCTCGATAATGTGACCTCAATTTTTGAATTTAACATAACATGGAACTTTCCTGTGGGACGTGAGGATGCCCTACAATTTGTTCGCTTGCATTTTTGTGACTTCGTCAGCCTTTCGCTCAACCAATTGTATTTCAACGTATATGCCAACGAACTCATTGCATACAAAGATCTAGACTTGTCTTCACTTACATTCCATGTCCTTGCTTCGCCATACTACCTTGATTTTGTTGTGGATTCCGGGAGGTCAGGTGTCATTCAGATTAGTGTTGGTCCGTCTGATTTGAGTACttctttgaagaaaaatgctatCTTAAATGGAGTAGAAATTATGAGTATAAAGAATTTTATGGCTTCGCATACTGGAACCAAGACTAAAAGCCGGTGGATTTTGTTGGGTTCAGTCATCGGAGGCTTTGTTGTGCTGTGCTTCCTGGTACTAGCTGGTTTAGTTGTGTACAGGCAACAAAAGAGAGAAGCAAAGTCAAAACGTGTGGGGAGTACAGGTACTGATTGGACTCCCTTACGTGTTTATGGAGGCAGCTCCCTTGGTGTATTATCTGAAAGGACTGCCCTTGCTTCTCCTTGTCCAAATGGATATCTTGGCTTGAAGATTCCCTTCGCTGATATACAACTGGCAACCAATAATTTTGACAAGACTCTAATAATTGGGTCTGGTGGATTTGGCCTGGTTTATAAAGGAATTCTCGGAGACAACAAAAAGGTTGCAGTGAAGCGAGGAGTACCCGGTTCCAGGCAAGGACTTCCCGAGTTCCAGACCGAAATCACGGTTCTGTCCAAAATTCGCCATCTCCATCTTGTTTCTCTTGTGGGCTATTGCGAAGAACAGTCCGAGATGATCCTTGTTTATGAGTACGTGGAGAAGGGGACACTGAAGAGCCATTTGTATGGTCCACGGTTTACACCTTTATCTTGGAGGCAGAGGCTTGAAATATGCATTGGAGCAGCAAGAGGCATCCACTATCTTCATACAGGTTCGGCACAAGGGATCATTCATCGTGACATCAAATCAACAAACATTCTGCTTGATGAGAGTTATGTTGCTAAGGTTGCAGATTTTGGACTGTCAAGGTCTGGCCCATGTCTGGATGAGACCCATGTAAGCACAGGTGTAAAAGGAAGTTTTGGCTACCTTGATCCAGAGTATTTTCGCAGGCAGCAGCTTACAGACAAGTCAGATGTTTACTCATTCGGGGTCGTGCTATTTGAGGTTCTCTGTGCTAGGCCTGCCGTGGATCCATTGTTATCCCGGGAGCAAGTAAATTTAGGTGAATGGGCACTGGAATGGCAGAAGAAGGGGCTGCTTGAGCAGATTATAGATCCTCGTCTCAGAGGTCAGATAAGACCGGCctctttgaaaaaatttgggGAGACAGCGGAGAAATGCTTGGCAGACTACGGGGTAGATAGGCCTACCATGGGGGATGTGTTGTGGAATTTGGAACAAGTGTTGCAGCTTCAAGAAAATGAAACTGTAGAGTCTCTTGAGACCGTAGATGTTGCTGCGGTGGAGCACCCGGCACCTGGTCAAGTTCCCTCCGGCGGCACTTGGATTGAGAGGGATGGTTGTGATGGTGCTTCAAACATATCAACCAGCAGAGTCTTTTCCCAGCTGATGACTAATGAAGGTAGATAG
- the LOC113762351 gene encoding probable RNA-binding protein 18 isoform X1 → MDLGHSFDDKCESRLYIGNLDLRITEAALIKMFSPFGKIVSEDFLWHTRGPKRGEPRGYAFVQFNTKEEAKLAKEKMHGKLVCGRPLVVRLASEKYLMDAASNSPNAIGDSSKSSLAGSSSGQVNRSAKIAAIKNKLKAMEEEGGNPKKQKQADSISCME, encoded by the exons ATG GACCTTGGGCATAGTTTTGATGACAAGTGTGAAAGCAGACTTTACATTGGCAATCTCGACTTAAGGATAACTGA GGCAGCTCTTATTAAGATGTTCTCTCCATTTGGAAAGATAGTATCTGAAGACTTTCTGTGGCACACAAGAGGCCCTAAACGTGGAGAGCCACGTGGATATGCTTTCGTTCAGTTCAACACGAAAGAG GAAGCTAAATTGGCCAAAGAGAAGATGCACGGGAAGTTGGTTTGTGGTCGGCCTTTGGTTGTTCGCCTTGCTAGTGAGAAATACTTGATGGATGCAGCAAGTAATTCACCTAATGCAATTGGGGACTCAAGCAAATCAAGCCTTGCTGGTAGCAGTTCAGGACAAGTGAATCGAAGTGCAAAAATAGCTGCAATAAAGAACAAATTGAAGGCCATGGAAGAGGAGGGCGGGAACCCAAAGAAACAGAAACAAGCCGATAGCATATCTTGCATGGAGTAG
- the LOC113762351 gene encoding probable RNA-binding protein 18 isoform X2, with amino-acid sequence MFSPFGKIVSEDFLWHTRGPKRGEPRGYAFVQFNTKEEAKLAKEKMHGKLVCGRPLVVRLASEKYLMDAASNSPNAIGDSSKSSLAGSSSGQVNRSAKIAAIKNKLKAMEEEGGNPKKQKQADSISCME; translated from the exons ATGTTCTCTCCATTTGGAAAGATAGTATCTGAAGACTTTCTGTGGCACACAAGAGGCCCTAAACGTGGAGAGCCACGTGGATATGCTTTCGTTCAGTTCAACACGAAAGAG GAAGCTAAATTGGCCAAAGAGAAGATGCACGGGAAGTTGGTTTGTGGTCGGCCTTTGGTTGTTCGCCTTGCTAGTGAGAAATACTTGATGGATGCAGCAAGTAATTCACCTAATGCAATTGGGGACTCAAGCAAATCAAGCCTTGCTGGTAGCAGTTCAGGACAAGTGAATCGAAGTGCAAAAATAGCTGCAATAAAGAACAAATTGAAGGCCATGGAAGAGGAGGGCGGGAACCCAAAGAAACAGAAACAAGCCGATAGCATATCTTGCATGGAGTAG
- the LOC113762351 gene encoding uncharacterized protein LOC113762351 isoform X3, whose protein sequence is MQEAKLAKEKMHGKLVCGRPLVVRLASEKYLMDAASNSPNAIGDSSKSSLAGSSSGQVNRSAKIAAIKNKLKAMEEEGGNPKKQKQADSISCME, encoded by the coding sequence ATGCAGGAAGCTAAATTGGCCAAAGAGAAGATGCACGGGAAGTTGGTTTGTGGTCGGCCTTTGGTTGTTCGCCTTGCTAGTGAGAAATACTTGATGGATGCAGCAAGTAATTCACCTAATGCAATTGGGGACTCAAGCAAATCAAGCCTTGCTGGTAGCAGTTCAGGACAAGTGAATCGAAGTGCAAAAATAGCTGCAATAAAGAACAAATTGAAGGCCATGGAAGAGGAGGGCGGGAACCCAAAGAAACAGAAACAAGCCGATAGCATATCTTGCATGGAGTAG